Proteins co-encoded in one Stomoxys calcitrans chromosome 5, idStoCalc2.1, whole genome shotgun sequence genomic window:
- the LOC106083408 gene encoding UDP-xylose and UDP-N-acetylglucosamine transporter isoform X1: protein MEQFQTMNVKAWSAVLGVFIGCCSNVIFLELLVKYDSGSGNLITFSQFIFIAIEGFIFTSKFGSVKPVIGFKDYAVLVLMFFVTSVCNNYAFDFNIPMPLHMIFRAGSLMANMIMGILILKKHYGVSKYVSVVLITVGIITCTMVSASKVEDTSNPKLRNASASMDDGYSVVFWWCVGISILTVALLVSACMGIYQEVLYKKFGKRSREALYYTHLLPLPGFMLMGANIWEHLVISATSEPLVFMGVNTYLPEQIIYLICNMITQYVCISSVYVLTAECSSLTVTLVVTLRKFVSLVFSILYFKNAFTVYHWIGTILVFTGTIIFTESYPKSLFKAKDEKESKKVKAS, encoded by the exons ATGGAACAG TTTCAGACAATGAATGTCAAGGCCTGGTCAGCGGTACTGGGTGTCTTCATCGGGTGCTGCAGCAATGTTATATTTCTGGAGCTTTTAGTCAA GTATGACTCTGGTTCCGGCAATCTTATAACATTTTCCCAGTTTATTTTCATTGCCATTGAGGGCTTTATATTCACGTCTAAATTTGGTTCAGTTAAACCCGTTATTGGATTTAAGGATTATGCAGTACTTGTCTTGATGTTTTTTGTCACCAGCGTATGCAATAATTATGCCTTTGATTTTAACATACCAATGCCTTTGCATATGATATTCCGAGCG GGATCCCTGATGGCCAATATGATTATGGGAATATtgattttaaaaaaacattacGGAGTTTCAAAGTACGTGTCTGTGGTACTCATCACAGTGGGAATTATAACATGCACCATGGTATCAGCTTCCAAAGTG GAAGATACAAGCAATCCCAAACTAAGAAACGCCTCAGCGTCAATGGACGATGGTTATTCGGTAGTGTTTTGGTGGTGTGTTGGAATATCCATTTTAACCGTAGCCCTTTTGGTATCAGCCTGTATGGGTATATATCAAGAAGTATTATACAAGAAATTTGGAAAACGCTCAAGGGAAGCTTTATATTATACA CATTTACTGCCTCTTCCCGGTTTCATGCTAATGGGAGCCAATATTTGGGAACATCTTGTAATTAGTGCAACCAGTGAGCCTCTTGTCTTCATGGGCGTCAATACCTATTTGCCAGAACAAATAATCTATCTTATTTGTAATATGATAACTCAATACGTATGCATAAGTTCGGTGTATGTCCTAACGGCCGAATGCAGCTCATTAACTGTTACTTTAGTTGTTACCTTGCGAAAATTTGTATCCCTGgtattttcaattttatattttaaaaatgcatttaccgtCTATCATTGGATAGGAACAATTTTGGTATTCACCGGAACTATAATATTTACCGAATCGTATCCGAAATCTCTTTTCAAAGCCAAAGACGAAAAAGAGTCTAAAAAGGTTAAAGCTTCGTAG
- the LOC106083408 gene encoding UDP-xylose and UDP-N-acetylglucosamine transporter isoform X2 — MNVKAWSAVLGVFIGCCSNVIFLELLVKYDSGSGNLITFSQFIFIAIEGFIFTSKFGSVKPVIGFKDYAVLVLMFFVTSVCNNYAFDFNIPMPLHMIFRAGSLMANMIMGILILKKHYGVSKYVSVVLITVGIITCTMVSASKVEDTSNPKLRNASASMDDGYSVVFWWCVGISILTVALLVSACMGIYQEVLYKKFGKRSREALYYTHLLPLPGFMLMGANIWEHLVISATSEPLVFMGVNTYLPEQIIYLICNMITQYVCISSVYVLTAECSSLTVTLVVTLRKFVSLVFSILYFKNAFTVYHWIGTILVFTGTIIFTESYPKSLFKAKDEKESKKVKAS, encoded by the exons ATGAATGTCAAGGCCTGGTCAGCGGTACTGGGTGTCTTCATCGGGTGCTGCAGCAATGTTATATTTCTGGAGCTTTTAGTCAA GTATGACTCTGGTTCCGGCAATCTTATAACATTTTCCCAGTTTATTTTCATTGCCATTGAGGGCTTTATATTCACGTCTAAATTTGGTTCAGTTAAACCCGTTATTGGATTTAAGGATTATGCAGTACTTGTCTTGATGTTTTTTGTCACCAGCGTATGCAATAATTATGCCTTTGATTTTAACATACCAATGCCTTTGCATATGATATTCCGAGCG GGATCCCTGATGGCCAATATGATTATGGGAATATtgattttaaaaaaacattacGGAGTTTCAAAGTACGTGTCTGTGGTACTCATCACAGTGGGAATTATAACATGCACCATGGTATCAGCTTCCAAAGTG GAAGATACAAGCAATCCCAAACTAAGAAACGCCTCAGCGTCAATGGACGATGGTTATTCGGTAGTGTTTTGGTGGTGTGTTGGAATATCCATTTTAACCGTAGCCCTTTTGGTATCAGCCTGTATGGGTATATATCAAGAAGTATTATACAAGAAATTTGGAAAACGCTCAAGGGAAGCTTTATATTATACA CATTTACTGCCTCTTCCCGGTTTCATGCTAATGGGAGCCAATATTTGGGAACATCTTGTAATTAGTGCAACCAGTGAGCCTCTTGTCTTCATGGGCGTCAATACCTATTTGCCAGAACAAATAATCTATCTTATTTGTAATATGATAACTCAATACGTATGCATAAGTTCGGTGTATGTCCTAACGGCCGAATGCAGCTCATTAACTGTTACTTTAGTTGTTACCTTGCGAAAATTTGTATCCCTGgtattttcaattttatattttaaaaatgcatttaccgtCTATCATTGGATAGGAACAATTTTGGTATTCACCGGAACTATAATATTTACCGAATCGTATCCGAAATCTCTTTTCAAAGCCAAAGACGAAAAAGAGTCTAAAAAGGTTAAAGCTTCGTAG